One genomic region from bacterium encodes:
- a CDS encoding DUF4143 domain-containing protein, translating to MAYIRRWLEDRLRDALAASPAVLLQGSRFIGKTTLARRLSASALDMSNEQHVARLELDPLGMLRRTPKPVLVDEWQLRPQTLWDIKSLVDAEGASGFIIAGSAGYSHLEGFSQFPLTGRCDMLRLRPMAQAERRELAVMPLADLLFGGSDQWGSPERLEHSDYVSIAVQSGYPGHARLAADEAHDALRRIAANIIEADIVRHQTRRDSTATRSGLSRFIAAYASASGRIVDLLSIAKAAGLNDKTAAKYRDMYDNSYLLDELPIWRPTADSQGFRHPKRVLSDPAMMAPLIGTSPSELTAAPQLLGGLIETFVHAQLSAQQAVTAEPYAIECYDLRRSGKARSAAAAYPLGEIDFVLRSTRRPAVAVVEVKARNRVKRHDADRIIALRDAIDSDPRASHEFTAGAVLCCGDIDPTPISDRVWAAPLSALWTTPPSPTPPTRPSGSEPRVP from the coding sequence GTGGCGTACATTCGGAGATGGCTGGAGGACCGGCTGCGCGACGCACTGGCCGCATCGCCCGCGGTGCTGTTGCAGGGCTCACGGTTCATCGGCAAGACGACTCTGGCCCGGCGCCTGTCGGCGTCGGCGCTCGACATGTCGAACGAGCAGCACGTCGCCCGGCTCGAGCTGGATCCGCTGGGAATGCTGCGCCGGACCCCCAAGCCGGTGCTCGTGGACGAGTGGCAGCTGCGCCCCCAGACACTTTGGGACATCAAGTCGCTGGTGGACGCAGAGGGGGCGTCGGGGTTCATCATCGCCGGTTCGGCCGGGTACTCGCATCTGGAGGGCTTCAGCCAGTTCCCCCTGACCGGGCGCTGCGACATGCTGCGGCTCCGTCCGATGGCACAGGCCGAGCGCCGGGAACTTGCGGTCATGCCGTTGGCCGACCTTCTCTTCGGGGGCTCAGACCAGTGGGGATCGCCCGAGCGTCTGGAGCACAGCGACTATGTGAGCATCGCAGTGCAGTCCGGGTACCCGGGCCATGCCCGTCTCGCAGCCGACGAGGCCCACGACGCTCTGCGGCGCATCGCCGCAAACATCATCGAAGCCGACATCGTCAGGCACCAGACGAGGCGAGACTCCACCGCCACACGTTCGGGCCTGTCGCGGTTCATCGCCGCCTACGCATCCGCAAGCGGACGCATCGTGGACCTGCTGAGCATCGCGAAAGCCGCAGGCCTCAACGACAAGACAGCCGCCAAGTACCGCGACATGTACGACAACTCGTACCTGCTCGACGAGCTGCCGATCTGGAGGCCCACCGCCGACTCGCAGGGGTTCCGCCATCCCAAACGAGTTCTGAGCGACCCTGCAATGATGGCCCCGCTCATCGGGACCAGCCCCAGCGAGCTGACCGCAGCGCCGCAGCTGCTCGGCGGCCTGATCGAGACTTTCGTGCATGCGCAGCTCAGCGCCCAGCAGGCCGTGACCGCCGAGCCCTACGCAATCGAGTGCTATGACCTGCGGCGTTCCGGCAAAGCCCGCAGCGCCGCCGCGGCCTACCCGCTGGGAGAAATCGACTTCGTGCTCAGATCCACCAGAAGGCCCGCCGTCGCCGTCGTGGAGGTCAAAGCCCGCAACCGGGTCAAGCGCCACGACGCCGACCGGATCATCGCCCTGCGCGACGCCATCGACTCCGACCCCAGAGCAAGCCACGAGTTCACCGCGGGAGCAGTGCTCTGCTGCGGCGACATCGACCCGACCCCCATCAGCGACCGGGTCTGGGCCGCTCCACTGTCAGCACTGTGGACAACCCCCCCAAGCCCGACACCACCAACGCGTCCATCGGGATCCGAGCCTCGCGTCCCGTGA
- a CDS encoding ABC transporter substrate-binding protein: protein MRRASTWRRFLVPVAAATLVVAACGTDDEEAAPAPPPPPATEAPAPDPEPPPPPEPEPPAPAPEPPPAPEPEAPAAVGFDIDAVLAADLDDCAPAPSGDPLKIGFAADLSDLGGFADAPASQAAAYFIDLINCTGGVNGAPLELTIQNIEGDPDVTQRAAQDLLDAGVSAILGPPFPDFGFPLLQVTAGRVPVLFVASTEPTLSDPAQLAFLVAFDDTAQAGAAAEFALGEGWTTAVTFSSPGPYFGYNPEVFTEVFEAGGGTVIADYNYVPIEDVDFSSQANEMANLDAPPDVVYSAMLAFQAAILRGQLDGVGVETRFLITDAFEATGGYAEGDAVEGFYHTTHSFPAAGSRVVILDEGFEAATGAALENPSFGGLAADAIAMVIDAFLRTGSHDPAVLGAAIAEAQGVEGVTGVLSYPAGSGSPIKPVYVHQVVNGAPSLAGTVG, encoded by the coding sequence ATGCGGCGTGCATCCACTTGGCGCAGATTCCTGGTACCTGTCGCGGCGGCGACGCTCGTCGTCGCGGCCTGCGGCACCGACGACGAGGAGGCGGCGCCCGCGCCTCCCCCGCCTCCGGCCACCGAGGCGCCCGCTCCCGATCCCGAACCGCCCCCGCCGCCGGAGCCCGAGCCTCCGGCGCCCGCACCCGAGCCGCCGCCCGCGCCCGAGCCGGAGGCGCCGGCAGCCGTGGGCTTCGACATCGACGCCGTCCTGGCCGCCGACCTCGACGACTGCGCGCCGGCGCCCAGCGGCGATCCGCTGAAGATCGGATTCGCCGCCGACCTCTCGGACCTCGGCGGCTTCGCCGACGCCCCCGCCAGCCAGGCGGCGGCGTACTTCATCGACCTCATCAACTGCACCGGCGGCGTTAACGGCGCCCCGCTGGAGCTGACGATCCAGAACATCGAGGGCGACCCCGACGTCACCCAGCGCGCCGCCCAGGACCTGCTGGACGCCGGGGTGTCGGCGATCCTCGGGCCGCCGTTCCCGGACTTCGGCTTCCCGCTGCTGCAGGTGACCGCCGGCCGGGTCCCTGTGCTGTTCGTGGCCTCGACCGAGCCGACCCTCTCGGATCCCGCTCAGTTGGCGTTCCTGGTGGCCTTCGACGACACCGCCCAGGCCGGCGCCGCGGCGGAGTTCGCACTCGGCGAGGGTTGGACCACCGCCGTCACGTTCTCCTCGCCCGGGCCCTACTTCGGCTACAACCCCGAGGTCTTCACCGAGGTCTTCGAGGCGGGCGGCGGCACCGTGATCGCCGACTACAACTACGTGCCCATCGAGGACGTGGACTTCTCGTCGCAGGCCAACGAGATGGCCAACCTGGACGCGCCCCCCGACGTGGTGTACAGCGCCATGCTGGCCTTCCAGGCGGCCATCCTGCGCGGCCAGCTGGACGGGGTCGGCGTCGAGACCAGGTTCTTGATCACCGACGCCTTCGAGGCCACCGGCGGCTACGCCGAGGGCGACGCCGTGGAGGGCTTCTACCACACCACCCACTCCTTCCCCGCAGCGGGCAGCCGGGTCGTGATCCTCGACGAAGGATTCGAGGCCGCCACCGGCGCCGCCCTCGAGAACCCCTCCTTCGGAGGTCTCGCGGCCGACGCCATCGCCATGGTGATCGACGCCTTCCTGCGCACCGGATCCCACGATCCTGCCGTGCTGGGCGCCGCCATCGCCGAGGCACAGGGCGTCGAGGGCGTCACCGGCGTGCTGTCGTACCCCGCCGGCAGCGGCTCGCCCATCAAGCCCGTCTATGTCCACCAAGTCGTGAACGGAGCACCCTCGCTGGCGGGAACCGTCGGCTGA